CAGGTACTTGCTGCTCATGGCCGAGCACTCAATGTGCCAGCCGGGAAAACCTTCGCCCCAGGGGCTGGCCCAGCGCATGATGTGCTCTGGCGGTGCTTTTTTCCAAAGAGCAAAGTCGGCCTTGTCGCGTTTCTCTTCCTGGCCATCCAGCTCACGGGTGGTTTCCAGCATATCATCCAGCACACGGCCGCTCAGCTTGCCGTAGGGGTTGCTGTCTTTAAAGTCGTCGGCGTATTTTTTTACATCAAAATACACGCTGCCGTTTTTCTCGTAGGCATAGCCTTCGGCCATGATTTTTTCGATCATTTCTATCTGCTCTACAATGTGGCCAGTGGCGGTGGGCTCAATGCTCGGTTCTACGTTGTTGAACTGCTTCATGGCCCAACGAAACAGGTTGGTGTACTTGGTTACCAGCTCCATGGGCTCCAATTTTTCGAGCACGGCTTTGCTGGCAATTTTATCTTCTGCCTGTCGGCCTTCTTCTTCAAAGTGGCCGGCATCGGTTACGTTGCGAACGTACCGCACTTTGTAGCCCAGGTGGGTAAGGTAGCGGTACAGCACATCAAAGGTGACGTAGGGGCGGGCATGGCCCAGATGGCTTTCGCCACTTACGGTGGGGCCGCATACATACATACCTACGTGGCCGGGCGTAATCGATTGAAACGGTTCTTTAGAGCGGGTGTAGCTATTGTACACATGCAGTTGCGATGCAGCAGTATCAGACATATCAAAAGAAAAATTAGAAGTACAAATGAATGGGGTTGCAAAGATGCCGAAGCAAAAAGTAAGAAGTGCTGATTAACAGCAACAACAACAACAGGTATGGTAAATGGCGGTGTTCATTTGCAGGGCAATGTTACGAATAAGCATTGAGCAAATGCGGGATAAATCAATTGATGCTTTGCGATCGGGTGGCTTTAGAAGCAGAAAACTTTTATCCAATTTCAGGACGAGACAGCAAAAAACTCCAAAGTTTGCACACCATAGAGCCTGAAGCAAAACCCGTGTTACCACCAGTATTTCTATTTTGTGTCATACTCGTCTGGTAATTTTAAAGCAAAGGTCTTCATTTTCTCCCTGCTAATTTTGTTTGTTATTTCATAATTGTCACGATACAGAAATTGAATCATAATCGGATAATTGAATTTCATATTTACATTCAATAGTCCATAGTTTTTGTAATTGAAAAGGTTGAATAACCAATAGTTGTGGTGTTCGTGTTCTACTAAATTCATGGTGACAATTTCAAAATTTCCATCTCCATCCAAATCTCTCTCTTGTCGGTTATTAATCATTTTGTCCGCAAAAGATACCTTTTTAAAACTCTTGTCAATCTGTTGAAATAGATAAATAACTTTTACGTTCAAAGCTGCTATTCCATTTCCCATATAGGCAGAAATGATTTTTATGTCTTCAAGTCCGTCACCGTTTATGTCGGCAACTCTCAAGGTGTCTAAACCACCAGGATTAAATCCCATATTTTCAAAAATCTTCTGCGTTTCTTTCTTATTACGAAAAACACGAATTATGGAATTTTTCCACCAATGGTCAGTGAATGAAGTTAGCTGAATCGTAAGTGTGTCACCGTTGTTGTAAAATTTTGGAATTGTCAAAGTGCTATGGACTCTTTTTTCTTTTTCAGTCTTGTCGTATGTTTTCCATTCATTGTAAGACTTGTATTTTATGACAGGATATTTCTCAAATGGAAATTGTCCTTTTGCAGTCCAAGTAAAAAATGTCAGACCTAAAATGGTTAGTAGTGTCTTCATTAGTATTGACGGTAACAAATGCGTAAACGTGAAAATTTATTTCAGCAGCTGCAGGTCGGCCACCACAGGCAGGTGGTCGCTGTAGTTAGAGGGTATCGTGGCGCATTGCGTTACTTCCCATTTGGGGTTGGCAAATATGTAGTCGATGCGCAACGTAGGCACCAAACCCATGTAAGTACGGCCAATGCCAAATCCTTTTTTCAAAAAAGCATCTTGCCAGTTGCTGCCGCGAAGCTGCCAGTAGGCATAGCTGCCCGGCACATCATTTACATCGCCACAAAAAATAGCGGGGTAGTGGCTGCTATCGAGTACGGGCCGTATCTGATCGGCCTGGGCACCGCGGTTGCGAAAGGCCCGTTTCATTTTCTGAAAAATATTGCTCGATGCTTCTACGAGTTCCTCACTGTTGTTGCCTGCGGCTTGTTCCAAATGCGCAAAATCGTTGCCCAGCAGTTTAAACGATTGCAGGTGCGACGTAAAAATGCGAATAGTATCTTTTTTCCAGGCAATGTCGGCAAACAACAGGCTTTCGGGGCTGGAAGTAAACGGCACCCGCTTTTTGAACACAATAGGATAGCGGGAAAAAATAGCCACACCGCTGGTGTACTTCCACGCTACCCGTGAGTAGTCTTTCGACATCACATAGTACGGAAAGCCGAGCTCCTTCATCCATTGAATATTGTCGTGTCCTTCGTGGGGTTTGTCAAACTGGCCAAACTCCTGAAAGCACACCACATCGGCCCGGTAGGCTTTGATGAGGGCATACATGTTGCGGGTGGTTTCCCGCAGGGTTTTGGGGTCTTGTGCCCCGTTGCCTTTCATGGCTTTTACATTCCAGGTAAAAATGCGGAGCTGCTGGGTATTGGCGGGTTTGCGTTTGCTAAAGTCGGGGTTGTGCGTAGCTACCAGCACACTCAGTTGCTGCCAGCCCAGTAGCAATGTGATGATGGAAATAAGAGTGTATTTGATTTTGAAAAAAAACCAAAACACAACAAACAGCAACAACAAAACGCAGAGGTAAGGAATGGTGAGACTCAGAAAACTGATGAGCCAAAAGCTTTCCGGATTGAGCCATGGCTGCAAACAGGCCAGCAAAAAAAGCACACTCACCAGCAGATTGCTGCTGATGAAAAAACGTTTGCTCATTTTTCTAAAACTGAATGCCATGTACCGGGGCTGAATTTAATACCTATTGGAATATAGAAAGCTGATATGGTTTGTTATAGCCATCTGAAATCTGCCAGCAAGGGTTTGTGATCGCTGATGCGAAGTGTGGGACTGTGCATTTGCAGCACTTGCAGTTGGGGGTGGTGCAGCAGGTAATCAATCCGCAGGTTGGGCAGGTTTGATTTGCGGTAGGTTTTACCCCAGCCAAATCCGGTTTCCAGAAATGCATCCTGCAGCGGGCCTTTTACCTTGCGGTATACATACGACGTCGGAACAGAATTCAAATCAGCGCCAAGTACTACCGGCACCGTGCAGGTATCTACAAATGCCCGCAGTGTTTGCGCCTGGGTAGTGTGATAGGCCTGATAATAGCGCAGCTTTTTGAGCTTGCTTCCTGTAACGAGTACGCTGGTATCCTGTTGTAAAATAAAACCGAAGGTATCGGCAGGCATCACCCCCAGGTTTAAGTGCATGCTGATAAAATGAGTGGTGGCAATGCGCACCGGTTTGTTGTTGTACAGCACATCGGCCCAGGCAATGTACGGTGCATACTCTCTTTGCGGGTATTGTACTTTTCCGCTGCGCAAAAAAGGTTGTTTGGAAAAAATGACTACACCTTCTTCTACCTCTCCCCAAGGTTTCACGTCTTTAAAATAAGGGGCAAAATGCATGAATGCATAACCCAGTGTATCGCGGAAGAAAGCAATGTTGGAATGCAAGGCGTCACTTTTGTAATCCTGAAAATCTTGCATAACAATAATGTCAGGATTGGCATTTCTGATGAACGCTTCGGCTTCTTTTCTGCCGGGCAATAAAGGGTGATAAAAAGTATCGATGCCGGATAACTGCTCACAATTCCATTGCATAATGCGGAGCGAACCAGCGGCTTTTTGGGGTGTCCATTTTTTGGCAAAAGGATGCACGGCCCACATGTTACTCATGACTATGATACCCATGCACCAACTGTACAACCAAAACTTGCGGTAAGCAAAACGATAGCGGTACAAGAGCAGTAGCAATGCAGCAAAAGCAAACCATAAATATGGCCAGCCAATGCCGATAATGCCCATTGGCCACCAATTGGCTGGCGGTTTGCTGTACAGCAACAGGCTTACTGTATACAGCAGCAACGCCG
The Phnomibacter ginsenosidimutans genome window above contains:
- a CDS encoding endonuclease/exonuclease/phosphatase family protein — encoded protein: MSKRFFISSNLLVSVLFLLACLQPWLNPESFWLISFLSLTIPYLCVLLLLFVVFWFFFKIKYTLISIITLLLGWQQLSVLVATHNPDFSKRKPANTQQLRIFTWNVKAMKGNGAQDPKTLRETTRNMYALIKAYRADVVCFQEFGQFDKPHEGHDNIQWMKELGFPYYVMSKDYSRVAWKYTSGVAIFSRYPIVFKKRVPFTSSPESLLFADIAWKKDTIRIFTSHLQSFKLLGNDFAHLEQAAGNNSEELVEASSNIFQKMKRAFRNRGAQADQIRPVLDSSHYPAIFCGDVNDVPGSYAYWQLRGSNWQDAFLKKGFGIGRTYMGLVPTLRIDYIFANPKWEVTQCATIPSNYSDHLPVVADLQLLK
- a CDS encoding endonuclease/exonuclease/phosphatase family protein, translating into MQQHPTQNSPWFIRLLAWPALLLYTVSLLLYSKPPANWWPMGIIGIGWPYLWFAFAALLLLLYRYRFAYRKFWLYSWCMGIIVMSNMWAVHPFAKKWTPQKAAGSLRIMQWNCEQLSGIDTFYHPLLPGRKEAEAFIRNANPDIIVMQDFQDYKSDALHSNIAFFRDTLGYAFMHFAPYFKDVKPWGEVEEGVVIFSKQPFLRSGKVQYPQREYAPYIAWADVLYNNKPVRIATTHFISMHLNLGVMPADTFGFILQQDTSVLVTGSKLKKLRYYQAYHTTQAQTLRAFVDTCTVPVVLGADLNSVPTSYVYRKVKGPLQDAFLETGFGWGKTYRKSNLPNLRIDYLLHHPQLQVLQMHSPTLRISDHKPLLADFRWL